Below is a genomic region from Kwoniella shivajii chromosome 10, complete sequence.
GCTCGGCGACAGCTTCGAAAGTATCAGCTAGCTGGGAGTGGATCATCACGTTTGACGGTTGTGGAGGGTTCTACATAATCATGTCAGCTTAGGTCTCACTGGTCATAGCAACTGTGACAGCTCACTCCATCAggcatcatcattctttggCATTGCGTCAGCTATACTCGTTGTGGCAGTGAAGGGTATTCCGGTAGCTTACTCTTTCCAATTGGGCGAAGCATTCTTGATAAGGTTTTCAGAACGTTGCCACTAGTTCACATTAACAGCGGACTtaatcatcagcttcatgtTCTTGGTCGTGCAGCTCGAAATGCATCGACTGAATGACTTACAGCTTTACTGTTCAACTCATGTTCTGCTACACCTTCTCTAGCTAATCTGATAGCTGGATCCAAGATCTCTCTCATTGAAAGATTACCTGAACCGAGTTCGGATACTGTTTTGATCCATCCTGCGGCTGCACAAGGTACAGTCACTGAATTCAAATTGGTCAATGGGATCTATATGTTTATGGTTATGAGCATAAATCTTCTTTCGGTCAATGACGAATAGAGGTAGGTTCATGAGTAAGGCAAGTTTTCAATACATACACTGTCACCTGTTATACCTTGACTTCTGAGATATTCCAAATTCAGAGCTTTTGGTGATCTACCTGATCCATTGATTCCTCGGACTGTCTTGGTTTTGGCGTCGTAGAAGAGACAAAAGACATCTCCTCCGATACCTGTGTCAGGAAAACAGGCAATTGTCGACCGTCAGCTTCCACGTCGGATAAGTCAAGAAGGTAGTCAATAGTGAACACTCACCAGTACAAGAAGGCTCGCTGACATTCAAGGCAGCAGCAGTAGCCACAGCTGCGTCGGCTGCAGTCGATCACAGACGTCAGCTACTCTTCTTGGTAAGGAGGACAGCTGGGTAGCTCACCTGCATTTCCGCCCTTGTTAAGTATTTCCAAACCTGCTTGGCATGCTACAAGTCACCATGAATCAGCTTGCAGTTCAGTCGGCGACTAAGAGAGAGCTGACACTCACCCAGAGGTTGAGAAGTAGCTACGGCTCCTTTCGTCGAGAAGATGGTAGATCTCCTAGAAGGGAAATGAGCGAATTGAGGATTATGCGATGGATGGAGACGGGAGAAATCGAGAGGTGccatctttgctttttgAGTACTTGCTGTCTACAAAGTAGCGGAGCAACACGATACTTTGATGACTCTTATTTCACTCCTCTTGTTATCTATTCGTTCGTGTTGATCACCTCATGAGCAACCGGGTATACCcgaaagtggaggttgatcttcagcttgttATCGGTGAACGCCGCTTCGATGTGAAAGACGGTGGTCGATGTTGTCGGTGATTAGTCTATTTGATCGGGGTTAAGCGGACACTGCCCCAGCTGCCACACTGACCAATATGTCACGTAATACCGTTCTTTCATACTTTGCCTCGTTCCCTGCTTTGACCACTCCACCATAGCTTTGCAGCTGCACTTCCTGTACGGTGGTCTGAATTGTATGGTGGTGTTTGTGTACGGTGTGACTCGCTTGGGGATCTGCTTTGGTTGGATTCTCTCACTCTCTGtgtcactcactcactcactcactctccctctctctccACTGGTTTGCTGCTACTCAGGCCTGTAGGAACCATTGGTGCATTTCGTTGAAAtacttcaagatcatctAGTCAAaaggttcttcttcatccttcaaaaTCAGTCAACATGGGTTGTGAGTACCAAGATCGTATTGGCTGTCCAGATGAATGGGGAGAGTCTGCTAACGATTACCATCAATTCAACGCTCCTTCGTCGCTATCCCTTCGTATGTCATAATCGTTGTCTTATATTGCTCAACAAATCATCCGAATCTCCCATcaataacatcaacaacctATACCTATACCTATCCTTGTCTTACTTTGTTCCTACCACTCGCCTACTTGTCTTACAGCCAACAAGCCTCGAGGTTTACACGCCGCCAGAAAACTCCGAACTTCTCGAAGGGAGAACAGATGGGCCGACAAGAACTACAAGAAGAGAGCTCTTGGTAAATTCTACAAAACCTCCCCTACCGGTGGTTCTTCTCACGCCAAAGGTATCGTtttggagaaggtgagtgttCAAGATTCGGTCGTTTGATACCTCTGTTGGTCAAAAACAAGACACAACATGGAACTCGGAAGTGGATGAGCCAGGGGTGGTGCAAGGGAATATATCATACTGGAAGAatatggtgaagaagaataccATAAAGAGCTATATTGGAATACGTCAATAGCGTTGGACTGAGGAGAGCTGTTACCATCCCTGGTCATGTATTAGctggatgagaagaagatttttAGTTTTGGGGTCAAATTGAATCGAACCAAATTACTAGGACGACCTGCTGACATCGTCGTTCTTGTCTTGTTAGGTCGGTGTTGAGGCCAAACAACCCAACTCTGCTATCCGAAAATGTGTCCGAGTCCAACTTATCAAGAACGGTAAGAAAGTCACCGCTTTCGTTCCCAATGATGGTTGTTTGAACTTTGTAAGTTttttatctttatcttttgaCCATACCGTCCCCTCCCTCCTGTATCTTGGCACATCGCTAGCTGGAAGCATCCAATGTGTGTTTCGTCGCTGATCATTACAATTACCTGTTAGACCGATGAGAACGACGAAGTACTCATCTCCGGTTTCGGTCGACGAGGAAAAGCCAAGGGAGATATTCCCGGTGTGCGATTCAAGGTCGTCAAAGTATCTGGTGTTGGTCTTCTCGCTctttggaaagaaaagaagtgagtctttTGTCTTCTTACTATCCTTGctacatatacatatatacccTCGGGCGATAGCGATACTGTAGAGAAAATAGGATTCAGCTGGGATCGTATGCTAATGTTGGTCTTGCTGTCTATTAGGGAGAAGCCTCGATCTTAAAACCCTTCGTACATTAATTCTATCGTGTTTCTATTTATGGACGACTGGGATGCATGTATGATCTGACACAGCATAATTCTTCGGCAAAAGTACTCTTTACAGGATGTAGTTGGTTGCATTGTGGCAGTATTATCAGTTGAGATGAAGCTTTGGAAAGTACACAAGGATATCTGTTTAAGGCATAACATCATCAGAATGAGCCAGAAAGGATACAGGATGATCACAATGCTCAAAGTCATCGCATATGAGCTCTGGGGGACTACGTAGCGTCATCACATGAAAAATGTGAAAGACCATTTGCTGGCCTTCAATCTTATCTTGCGGACTATACGACGTACCTGCTGTCTCTTTCAGGATACGTTGGCTTCGCTTGCTTTCATTCAACTTTCAAGCAAGCTGTTGAAGCAGATCGGCTTGATCGGACTCTCACGATAATATGATaatcttcacctgaaacaaTTGAGCAGTAAGGAGAATAAGAATGATGTTTCACTATTTACCCCATTCAATCCTTTTTGTTGGTCCGTGTGTAATGTCAACCCGTCACACAGACCTTACCTCGATACTGAACAATAGATGCTTTGTCATTTCACTTTGTATGTTCAGTGTCACTCATCATGACCTAATGACCTCTCTTCTATCTGTCATCGACCGTTGACTATAGAGTACACAATATAGAAGTGTTATCCGCTCATCAGCCTTTCACCTGAAGGCAAGATATGCGCATGGTTCCTTTCACATCATTCGATGCGAGCCTTATACGCTAGATTATCTTCATATATTAAAGTACTCCTTCGCAAATCCGATTTCTTGAACGATTTGGtcttcaggtgatttagaGGAAATGGctttttcatctttagcGGACGAGTTAGAAGAGGATctcgaagatgatcatctGCATTCTGATTTTGGTCCTGGCATTGGTATTGGACAATCCCTGGCAGCTGAATTCGGACTAGAGTATACCCTCaatgagggagaagaaggggttGATCATGTACAAGGAAGTCTTGACCGTAAGTTATACACCTATACACATCATCTCACCATGGAGGGATTCAAGAAAATAGCTGATGATCAAATGATTATATTCCGGGGTATAGCTGAATCACAACATCAAACAACACCTCCAAACCAGTTTCAGAACTTGCCTTTGCCGTCGCTACATACGCCCACTCATCAAAACAgtaaaaagagaaatggaaaatcatcaaattcTTATTCACCTACCATATCAGATGATATCTCGCCTGACAGAGGAATAGATTCGGACTTAGAATTGGAGAGTGAATTGAATGACAGACATTCTTTCTCGCCTCCCGATCATCGTGATCACCATCGAGATCATAACTTAGACGAAGTGGACGGGAACAATCCATGGGAGGGATACACCATAAATCCCGTACGGAATGAGAATACCCACAATCAGTCATCGTCAATCTCACTTGGTCAAATCAGAAAAGACCAACTACAAGAACTGAATCCATTGATTGTCCTTTCTGAGACCTTAGCTCTCAATTCGAGGTTCTTAAGCTCACTCAAACAGCTTGATCATTCGTCAGGTGATAGTATGAATTATCATCATGGATATGGATCGATTGAAGACAGATTGCATAAGCACCTTGATAGGATGTTGGACATTGAGAGACGTCGAGACGAATCGATGAGGGAATTAGGGGTGATGAATAGGGAAGCTGGTGGTAGTGGAATAGGAATCGGGAAGACTACTGGGGGTTTTGACCACAATGTGAttcttgaagaagacgacgatgacgaagacgaagacgaagaagacgaaataTCGAAAATTGGATGGACAGGTGAATTAGATATGATAGCAACAAACGAATTCAATTATCCGTCCAATGGTTCTATCAATATCGATAAAGATAAATACGACAGGGTAGAAACCGCCTATTTCGATTCATGGGATGGCTCATTTACTCATCAACACTGTGTATTACCTTCTTATCCTTCCAACAACTCGACGTCGTTAGCGACTTTAAcaccttctacttctacGACTTCAGCAACGCCTACAGGGATACCGTTATTACCGCGATTGATACATCTTGTTCAATCAGATACAACATCGCTCTTGATCAGCTTACAACACCTGTCAGATAGTCTAcacacttcttcttcattgaatACATCTCTTACAAGACAGATAAGAGGGATTCGATCTTCGGTGGAGTCatggagagaaagggaaacgatagaagatgaagcgaGGAAGAAAATTGAAGAATGGGAGGAAAGTAGAGTAAGGGATGGATTAAAAGGTCAGAACATGAAAGACAAGTTGCATATAGAATGTTTCGAATTCGAAAAGAATCTGGAAGCTTGGTATAAACGATTAGAAGCATGTAAGAGATCATTGAGTACGGAGATTAGATAACATTGCACTTTGGAAATCAACGATTTTGTAACGATACTTTTATGAAAATTGATAACGACTGTTCCTTCCTCATGTAACAAGTTTTTCATCCAGTCATCAGTAGCTTCACTGATAGCTACTACTCTCTCTCTTTTGTCTCTCACACTGCTGGTACTTGAACATCACCCATCATCACTCGCTcactactttctcttcaatctGTTCCATGACGTTATGTTGTACGAGCAACACACATGAGTATCGGAAATGACCGAAGACACACTCCACCTCACCCCACAACGCATGCGCGTATTTTCATAATACTCGTAATGACGATAACGTTATTTTTACATCTATTACCTCGTATAGAGAGTGCTCTGTGGTATTTGTGTTCCACATGCAGCCGCAATCATCCTCGCTGATCAAGCCAATACACCCTCTCACCATCGCAAACAATAATAACATTCAACTCTTTGTTTTTACTGCGGTCCACGTTCATCAGATTATGCTGAACCGTAAGCACTATTTGACAATCTAGGCTCAACCTGTGTGATAGATAGGCAGAGAAAGAAATTATGAGATCGTAACTACCAAAACACTCGCTGTTCAAGATCGTCGATCACACCAAATAAGCGCTTTTCCTCATTTTGAAAATTCGATCCATGGGTAAAATCCACTTCAACCACCCCTCTAACCCATATAATATAGTTTTAACTGTCTCCCGATTCGCACCATAGATTACTCTTGAAAAACGACATCTCGACTGCCTCTCCCACCTGCTTGTAAGCATTGTATCTAGCAACAACAACGGTTCTTATCTGTAATATCATCTACTGTCTATAATCCCATCAGACCATCTTGATAGTCAACCAcgatcatcatgtcatcttcaaATACAAGTAAGCAAACTCCTCAAACGCCTCATTCATCTATCCCAAGTCATTTACATCCAGCAACTCTGACACCTGGATCAAGATCGAGATCATTTGGAAGTAGAACTCAATCACCAATGCCCCATGAACAACAACATAATTACGTACCTTCCTTCGATGATAGTGGATTAACAGCCAATGGCATAACGGAACGTGCTTTGTTTTCCGAATCAGAATCTAACAATCCAACTCCAAGAATCCTGACTCCCGCCTTTGACAAAGGACAAGCGCAtgaccaagatcaagatcaagatcaaaatgaaCAACAACACCtagtcgaagaagaagcagaagaaggacaggacgaagaagaccAACAAGAAACGGAAGCAGAAAATTGGGATACGATAAGAGAAGGTTCGATTGCCAGAAGACCAAAGTGGAGAAGACCAAGTCCTAAATGGTTATATCCTTTTGTTATTGGTGTACCACTTTGTCTAGGAATGAGTATGGCACCGAAAGCTGAATTATATATCAATTTAGCTTGTTTGGCTCATCCTCCTAGTGCAAGTCAAGACTCGACTTCACATACgcattctcatcctcattctcaagATTTGGTTACGTCCTCTCTCCAAACCTATCATAATTATatgatctcttctcttcgaaCTGGATATAATGCAGGACGGCCAATCTCAGCTGATAGTGGAATCGGCACGAATTTACCAATTGGAGACGATTATAAATTAACTCCTTCTGATAAATGGTTCTTGAAAGTACAACATGATATATACGAATATCACTTGCATCACGATCTAGCCAAGACGAATACCACGAAACCCGTCCCATCTGGAAATAAACCAATTTCACCTGGAACTGGAACTGGAACAATTTCCAGGCCTGAACCAACCTCACCACTACCAAGACCTGATCGACCAATTCCATCGAAAGACGAAGGAGAATCGCCTTTACCTTccgaggaagatgacgatgacgatgaaaaCAATCATGAAAGTCAGGATGACGATAAAGGTCATAGACCATACAGAGAAATCGATCCTAGATTATGCAAGAGAGACGTCAAAGTCCAAGGTGCAGCTGCTAAATTGACTATGAGTGAGTTTTAGTTCCAATATCCATATAACGATTATATCTTGTCGTCTAGTCAGATGAAGCAAACATAAACTCAAGAGCTGATGGATGAATGTTTCGATAGTCATGACTACAACCATGGGATTGTTATCTGCTCTCACTACTGGTTTCTGGGGTAAAACTTCAGACAAATTAGGTAGAACAAAGATCATTGGCTTAGTCGTGTTGGGTCTATTTCTGAAGTAGGTTTATATCACCACATGTCTATTTcttgtgatcttgatcagtAGCTTAATACATCATTATTTACTCCGTTAGCGAGCTTTGTTTTGTCCTCGTTGCGAATTTCCCATATCTCGTTCCTGGAGGATACTATTTCTTGCTCCTTGGACCTATGTGTGAAGGTTTCTTGGGTGGATATAGTGCAATATCAGCAACGATAAACGCATATATATCGGATGTCACACCGGATGGAAGTAGAGTGACCATCTTTGCTCGAATAGCTGGTCTATTCATGGCGGGATTCGCTGTGGGTCCAGTTTTGGGTAGTTTATTGATCACCTGGACTGGGAACATGTGAGTGATTAGCCAACAACACATCATCGCGCGTATCTTGTCACTGATGCCCAACTTTATTACGAAACCTAGTATGACACCATTTTACATCAATGTGATTATTTATGCCCTTTATATACCATTGGTATTATTCTTTTTACCTGAATCACTTTCATCCGAAGCGagaatgatgttgaagaaaaCACGTAAATTagcaagggaagaagctaagaaacgTGATCAGTTGGAAagggaatgggaagatgaaacgCCTTTCAATATCAACGAATCAGAGGAAGTCGATCCCTTGTTATCAGGTTGGAGTAGATTATCGCAAAATATTTCAGTATCGCATAAGAATTCATCAAAGACACAAAAGAAAACAATTGGTAAATTCAAACGATTTTTCAGGAAAATATTCGGTTTTTTAGAACCTTTATCTATTTTCATTCCCACTGAAATTGAAGGTACCAAACAGAGAAATTGGAATTTGACCGTTGTGGGATTGGGATTATTTTGTATGTCAATGGTATTTGTAAGTCCACCAATCTCttttcgttttttttttcttttctttttggtcGAGTCGTAGTTGACGACATGCTGAAAAAATAAAAAGGGAATCATGAGTATAAAAGCTCAATACACGTTCTACGCCTATGGTTGGACTTCTGCTCAACTTGGTCCATTCATGTCTCTCGCTGCTTTCTCGAGAAGTTTCGTGCTCATCGTCCTTATTCCTAGTGAGTGAACCTCTTTTTAGAAAAATATTGAAAGACAAATTGTGTCTCATTGGCTGATCGAACCGTTCATCAACACAGTCGTTATGCACTATGTTAAACCAAGGTTCATCGGAAACACGAACACTTCAACTCTTCCAGGTCATCATCCtacgattgaagaagaagctattgaAGAGATGTTAGGAGAACATTCAACTTCCCCAATATCTACTTCCGCCAAACAATCCAACGCtg
It encodes:
- a CDS encoding 40S ribosomal protein S23; the protein is MGCEYQDRIGCPDEWGESANDYHQFNAPSSLSLPNKPRGLHAARKLRTSRRENRWADKNYKKRALGKFYKTSPTGGSSHAKGIVLEKVGVEAKQPNSAIRKCVRVQLIKNGKKVTAFVPNDGCLNFTDENDEVLISGFGRRGKAKGDIPGVRFKVVKVSGVGLLALWKEKKEKPRS